The Thiomicrorhabdus aquaedulcis sequence GCTGGTTATCTCATTCGAATATGTTAGAATTTAACCTGTTTTAAAAATAAATATGGCTGAAGCTAACGTGCATTGTAAATTTATTATAGAAGGTGTTACCGAAGACGGTGGTAAGTTTAGACCCAGTGATTGGATTGATCGTGTTGCATCAATGATGGCCAGCTATGGGACTTCGCACCGTTTAGTGTATTCTGAGCTTATGCACCCAGAGTTGTATCAAGGTCAAAAGTGTCTCATGATTGATACCGAACTTGAGGTTAAAGACCCCAGTATGTTTCAGTATGTAATGAACTTTGCGAAAAGTAATCGTCTTAAAATGACTAAAGTATGTGATTTAGACGAAACTCAGCTTGGAACCTAATGTTGCTGTGAGCTTGTAGTCATTTTGTATTAGTTTTAAATTAAAAGCGCCTTTAAGGCGCTTTTTGTGTTTTTAAGGGTTGGGCTATTATTTTTTTGACAGACTTATCGTGCAATGATGGGCGGTTTTAAATGGATTGTGAGCTTAACAAGTTTTGGTAAGTGGCTTTATAAAGTTTTATAAAATCGTTGGACCTAAAAATAATGTAACCCAGCCACCCAATGCTAAAAAAGGACCAAATGCCATGGGTGTGTCCATGTTACGTTGTTTTAAGGCTATGCCGACCATGCCTAATGCGATGCTGGCTAAGGCTGCAATCAGTATAATTTGCGCAATCGCAGCAATACCAAACCAGGCGCCAAGTGCGGCTAATAGCTTAAAGTCTCCGTATCCCATGCCTTCTTTGCCGGTAAAAAATTTAAAACTGTGAAACACCATCCAAAGTAAAGCATACCCCAATACAGCCCCCCAAATAGCCTCTGTTGGCGAGGTAAAAACACTTTGAGTGTTAATAATGAGCCCCAGCCAAAGCAGTGGTAGGCTTAAATTGTCTAAAATTAAATGGTGTTCAAAATCAATTACACAAATCGTAATTAAAATCCAGCTAAAGACAAGCGCGGCTAACGCTATAAACGTTGGGCCAAAATACCACACAATGTAAGCGGTGGTGATAGCGGTAGTGAGTTCAATAATAGGGTAGCGCGGTGAGATTTTAACTTTGCAATGATGGCATGTGCCGCGACTGGCTAGCCAGCTTAAAACAGGAATAAGCCGATACCAAGGCAGGCGTGTTGAGCAGTGTGGGCATTTTGACCCACCCACGCTAATAGATTTTAGTGTTGATTCTTCATCCAATAATAGTATGCGCGGTAAGCGCCAGCTTAACATCGAAATAAAGCTGCCAATTATGAGGCCTAATAGACCGCTAAAAAAAAGAAGTTGTGGGATGCTGATGTGACTAAAGTAGCCCAAGGTATCAACAGAAAGGTTTGTCATGAAAAAAGCCTGTATGCAAACAAAATGCGATTCTACCAGGCCTGGTCAAGCCTATAAACCAAATTTAATTTGTGCAGCAAAGAGTTTTACTCTGAGTAGGTCACGCAATTGCGGTCGTTTTCCCACACGGTAATGCTGTGCAGTGTCACTTCGTTGGTGGCTATGCGTGAATGAATGGTTTTATACAGATACATAGCAATGTTTTCGGCCGTAGGGTTGATGTGCTCAAAGTGTGGGTGATCGTTTAAAAACGTGTGATCAAGCTCCTTTATAACCTCTTTTGCATGGCGTTTAATTTCTTTAAAATCAATCACCATACCAATGTTGTTGAGTTGATTTCCGGCGACATTAACTTCAATTTTCCAGTTGTGTCCATGAAGTTTTGCACAGTCGCCCGGGTAACCTCGTAAGCTGTGCGCTGAGGCAAAATCCAAAAGGGTTTTAAGTACAAACTGTTGAGCCATGATGGGTGTGTCTACGTTAACCATAAAGTCAAAATTATAACGAAAACCCAGGCCGATTGAAAGGCACGTTTTTGTTAAAATCTTTTGCTGCAACGGCTTAAAGCTTTGTTAGTTTAATGTTTGCGTTGTGCAATATAGAGGGTTAATTGTTGCAAAAAAGAGCTGTCTATGGGCAGACGCTCAAGAGTTTGAAGGGCGTGAGAAATTAAGGTGTCACGATGATTTTTGGAGGCCTCTAAGCCCATTAAGCGTGGGTAAGTCGACTTTTGTGCTCGTTCATCACTGCCTTGTGGTTTGCCCAAGGTTTGGGTATCGCCTTCTATGTCTAAAATGTCGTCATGCACTTGAAATGCCAGTCCAATTAATTCACCAAAACGTTCAATAGCCTCTGTTAATTCACTGTATTGTGGACTTTGGCACGCTCCCATAAGCAATGCGGTTTTAAGCAATGCACCGGTTTTGAGTTGGTGCAAGGTTTGCAGTTGTGCAACAGTTAAGGTTTTGTTTTCAGATTCAATGTCAATGACTTGGCCGCCAATCATGCCCGCTGTTCCGCTGGCTTTGCTTAATAATTGTATTAAAGTAATTTTATGGCGGTCGCTTACGTGTGTATCGTGACTTAAAAGATAAAACGCTAAAGTTTGTTGGGCATCGCCCGCTAATATAGCCATGGCCTCATTAAAATGTATGTGGCACGTGGGCAGGCCACGGCGCAAGCTGTCGTTGTCCATAGCGGGCAAGTCATCGTGCACCAGCGAGTAGCTGTGAATTAACTCGATGGCACACGCGGCACTGTCTAGTTGTTCTAGCGGAATGTTTAAGGCCTCGCCCATGGCGTACACCAGCGCTGGGCGTAAGCGTTTACCCGGGTTGAGTGTGGCATAGTGCAACGCTAAAAACAGGGTGTTTGGCGTATCAGGCTGTTGGGTTTGTTGGAAGGTTAAATGCGTTAGCAAAGCCTTGTTTACTCGGTCTTGATACAGTTTTAAGTTGGTGTGCAAGCCCATTCTCCCGCTGGTGTAATGTCTTTGTTATGTGTGTTGATGGTCAAGCAATTTGCAATTCAATTGAATCAGCTCTGTGTTCATTTTTAAATTATAGTGAGTACAATAAAAATTGAATAGCATTAAGGGTGTTTAAACGCAAAAATTTTTAACAGGTTGTTTAAGAGGTTTTTGCACGAGTGAGTGTAGGGATTAAATAGGCCTAAATTCTACCTGAATTTTTTACTCCCCATGGCTCTACAGTTGGGGGTTGCTTGTGAGTAGATTAGTTTTCACGGGGTGTCCGTCGCAAACGAAGAACGTAACGATTGGCTAAGAGTCAGGCCATTTTTCCTTATTTTTTGCGCCTCACTCGCGCAAAGGTCTCTAAATGTTATCGCAGGATTGGAGTCAGTATGTTTATTGTTTACAGCCCAGAAGGGCAACGCATCATAGGAGCCAGTTTGATACCGCCGTTAAAAGTGGATCCTGCCTCACGCATCAATCCAGTTGAGCAGGCTGGATTTGGAGCGGTAAACGTTGAAGAGCACGAACGCGAAAACCCCGCAAAACGAGCGCAAAGTCCATTAAATGCTTACGAGCTTATGCAAAAACAAGAACAAGGTAGGCGTTTGGTGGTTAAGGTCGCCGATATTATGTCCTATCCGGTTATTCACGTGTCGTCTGAATGGACTATTGAACAGGCCTGGTTGCTTATGCAGCAACATAAAATTAAGCATTTGCCTGTGTTAATGCACGATCGTTTAGTGGGTATTTGTTCACAAGATGATTTATTGGCGCGCATAATTTTATCCAAAAAAGGCGATATTGAAGGGGTAAAAGCCGAGCAAGTGGCCGATGTTATGCACGCCAATGTCATTACCACTGTGCCCGAGACTGATATTAGACGGGTTGCACAAGTGTTTGATGATTATTCGATTGGCGCGTTGCTGGTGATGAGTACACAAGGTGTGATGCTGGGAATTGTGACTAAAATGGATTTAATTCATCGACTCTCACAAGAGCCTCCTTTGGAGCTTTATGTTTAAACGTCTGTCTCTCTTTAGAGTCGATGGGTTAATCGTTAAAACGAACCACTTTACTTTTCAAAAGCCGTTGGCTTTCATTTATAATACGCGACTTAATAGGTTTTGCTAACAGGGTTGTGTTTGAGTGGTGTATTTTAAGCGTTATTTAATTGCCGGCGTATTGGTGTGGTTGCCTTTAGGCGTAACCATCGCCGTGCTGATGTTTTTGGTTAATTTGTTTGATCAAAGTCTACTGCTTATTCCTGAAGCCTACCGACCCAGTGAACTGTTGGGTATGGACATTCCCGGTTTTGGAATCTTGCTTTCTGTGAGCATTATTTTTGTAACCGGCATGCTGGTGGCTAATTTTTTGGGTTCACGCTTAATTGCTTTGTGGGAAAAGTTGTTATCTCGAATCCCGCTGGTTCGCTCAATTTATACTGCGGTTAAGCAGATATCAGAAGCGGTGTTTGGCGCTGGCGAGCAAACTTTTCAAAAGGTCTATTTAATTCAGTATCCTCGCCAAGGGTTATGGACGTTGGCGTTTCAAACTAGCTCAAAACAGGGCGAGGCACAAATTAAAACAGGCATGGTTAATGTGGTTAATTTGTTTGTACCCACTACACCCAACCCAACTTCTGGATTCTTTTTAATGGCCTCTAAAACTGAAATCATCGAACTTGATTTGAACGTGGATGATGCCTTAAAAATGGTTATTTCTGGAGGCGTGGTAGTTCCTGCCTGGGTCAATAAAATTAATATAGACACCGAGTTGCCGCCCAATAAAGAGGTATTGTCGGTTCAGAGTTTAGAGCATCCCATTGTGTTGGATGTAGGCACCTCGGCGGTGTCCGAGAAATAGCCATGTTGATTGGCTTTATTCTGTTTTATAAAATAAATAACTTGCAGCATAAAGCTGCGGGATCGTTTTAAATTTGATAAGCACGTAAGTGAAAGGTAATAAAGATTATGCGCACGCATTATTGTGGACAAGTTACAGAATCCTTAATTGAACAAACGGTTACAGTGGCCGGTTGGATTCATCGTCGTCGAGATCACGGCGGAGTTATTTTTATTGACCTACGTGATCGAGAAGGACTTGTGCAAATTGTGGTTAATCCGGATACCGTTGATACCTTTGCAAAAGCAGAGCGTTTGCGCTCAGAGTGCGTCTTAAAAATTACTGGTTTAGTCATTGCTCGCAGCGCAGGCACGGTTAACCCCAATATGACCACCGGTCAAATTGAAATTGTGGCCACCGATCTTGAAATTTTAAGCATGGCTGAGCCGATTCCATTTCAGTTGGACGAAAAAAACGTCAGCGAAGAAGTCCGTTTAAAATACCGTTATTTGGATTTACGTCGTCAAGAGATGCAAGACATTATGATGTTGCGCTACAAAGTAACGCGCGCCATGCGACGTTATTTAGACGATAAAAACTTTATGGACATTGAAACACCCATATTAACCAAATCAACCCCCGAAGGCGCGCGCGACTATTTGGTGCCCAGTCGTACCCATCAAAACAAGTTTTTTGCGTTGCCGCAATCGCCGCAACTGTTTAAGCAGTTGTTGATGATGTCAGGCTTTGACCGTTACTATCAAATTACCCGCTGTTTCCGTGACGAAGATTTGCGCGCCGATCGTCAACCCGAATTTACGCAGTTGGATATTGAAACCTCGTTTATGGAAGAAGACGCGGTAATGGACTTAATGGAAGGGCTGTTTAAAACCTTGTTTAGAGAGTGTATTGGGGTTGATTTTGATTACCCATTTGAGCGCATGCCGTATTCAGAAGCCATACAAAAATACGGTATTGACCGTCCCGATTTGCGTTTTGATATGCAGTTGGTGGATGTAGCCGATTTATTACAAGATATTGATTTTAAAGTGTTTGCCGCACCCGCTAAAGACCCTAAAGGTCGGGTTGCAGCGTTGCGCGTGCCCGGTGCGGGCGCAATGTCGCGCAAAGAGATTGACGATTACACCAAGTTTGTGGGCATTTACGGTGCTAAGGGCTTGGCCTATATTAAGGTCAATGATTTGGCGGCCGGCATTGACGGTTTGCAGTCGCCGATTGTTAAGTTTTTTCCAGATCAAGTCATTGAAATTATGCAACGTGTTGGCGCGGTCGATGGCGATATTGTGTTTTTTGGTGCCGACAAAGCCAAAGTGGTCAACGAAGCTTTAGGGGCGTTGCGCGTTAAAATTGGCGAAGATTTAAAATTACACAATGGTCCATGGCGTCCATTGTGGGTAGTGGACTTTCCTATGTTTGAAGCCGATGACAAAACCGCCCGTGTGGCTGCGGTGCACCATCCGTTTACCCAGCCTAAAGCGACCACTGAAGAGATTTTAAACCACCCTGAGCCGTCACAACTGTTGTCAAAAGCGTACGACTTGGTGCTAAACGGTATTGAATTGGGCGGCGGTTCGGTGCGTATTCACGATACCCACATGCAAGCGGCTATTTTTAAAATATTGGGTATTTCTGACGAAGACGCGCAAGAGAAATTTGGCTTTTTATTGGACGCTTTAAAATACGGTTGCCCACCGCACGCTGGGATGGCATTTGGTCTAGATCGTTTAATTATGTTGATGGCTGGTCGTGAATCGATTCGCGACGTTATTGCGTTTCCAAAAACACAATCGGCGGCGTGTTTATTAACCGAGGCACCAGGCCTGGTTGATAATGCTCAGTTGCTTGAGTTGGGTTTAAAGTTTAGAAAGCCAGCTGTTGAGAGCGTGCAAGGTTAAAAACATGGTAAAGACAGTGCAGCAAGTCTATGAAATACCTATGCAATTAGAGGCACGTATTCAAAGTTTGGCGACCATGGCGACACCCCAGCCGTTGTTGACGGTCACTGAGAAAACCGTTTTAAAAGATAAGATTAAAGCGTTGCTTAAACAGCGTAATGCCCAAATAGTGGCGCATTATTATGTGGATGCGCAACTGCAAGCCTTAGCTGAAGAAACCGGTGGTGTAGTGGCCGATTCATTAGAGATGGCCAATTTTGGTGCGCAGTCTTCAGCTGACACGCTGGTGGTGTGCGGGGTGCGTTTTATGGGTGAAACCGCCAAAATGCTCAGCCCACAAAAAACCGTGTTAATGCCCGATTTACAGGCTAATTGTTCGCTTGATTTAGGCTGTCCGGCCAAAGAGTTTGGTGAGTTTTGTGCGCAATATCCCGACCACACGGTTGTGGTGTATGCCAACACCAGTGCTGAGGTTAAGGCGATTGCTGATTGGGTGGTTACTTCTGGTAATGCCTTGCAAATTGTCAAGCATTTGGCTGAGCAAGGTCAAAAAATTATTTGGGCACCCGATCGCCATTTAGGACGATGGATTGAGCAAGAAACCGGCATAGAGATGATTCGCTGGCAAGGTCACTGCATTGTGCACGAGGAGTTTAAAGCTTACGAGCTTGAGCTGCTTAAGGCGCAACACCCTACCGCAAAGGTATTGGTACACCCCGAATCGCCAGCCGATGTGGTGGCGCTGGCGGATGTGGTGGGTTCGACCAAAGTCTTGTTAAATGCGGTAACCAATCTTCCCGATGACACCTTTATTGTGGCCACCGACTACGGTATTTTTTACAAAATGCAGCAAGCCGCTCCGCATAAAAAGTTGTTGGTCGCACCGACGGGAAGCCAAAGCAATGCCTGCCACAGTTGCGCACATTGTCCGTGGATGGCCATGAACAGCCTGGTTAATTTAGCCAGTTGTTTAGAACAGCAAACCGGTGAAATTTTAATCGAAGAGTCGGTTCGGCTTAAAGCGTTGCAGTCGGTTAATAAAATGCTCGAATTTTCTCGTCAAACGGGTTTAATCAAAGCCAATTGATTTGGTTTTAATACAAACTGACCAGGCCTGGTCAGTTTAAATGGAGTGTTTTTGGCCAATTTAAAACGCATACTCGGCATTGACCCGGGTTCTCGTAAAACCGGTTTTGGCTTAATTGAATCGGGTCGTTACCATGCCAGCTATTTGGTCAGTGGGGTAATCCGAGTTGAGAAATATTCAGGTGCTGATCGACTTAAATACATTTTTGAATCTATGTGTCAAATCTTAGAGCAATATCAACCCGATGTTATGGCGGTTGAAAAAGTCTTTGTCTATAAAAATCCGCAATCGGCCATCACCTTGGGTCAAGCACGCGGAGTCATTTTGTGCGCTGCAGCACTGCGCAATATCCCTATAATGGAATACACGCCAACCCAAATAAAAAGTACCATTGTGGGTAAAGGCCACGCCAATAAATCTCAGGTGCAATATATGGTGCAAACCATTCTTAAACTGACAGATACACCGCAAGAAGACGCCGCCGACGCATTAGCGTGCGCGTTATGCCACGACCGCTATATGTCGCTGGGGATTGATCCGCAGTTGATATCAAAAGGCACTAAATTTTAAGGAACACAGCATGATTGGTTTTTTACGCGGCACCCTGGTGCACAAACAACCGCCTTTATTGGTGTTGGATGTGCACGGTGTGGGTTATGAAATAGAAGCGCCCATGTCAACATTTTATACCTTAGAGCAGCATTCAGACGACGTCACCATCCTAACCCACATGCATGTTCGTGAAGACGCTATGTTGTTGTATGGTTTTGCTACGGAAGCCGAGCGGATTTTGTTTAAAACTCTGTTAAAGGTTAATGGCGTGGGGGCGAAGATGGCGTTGGCCATTTTATCGTCCTTGTCTGTAAATGAGTTTTGCTCGTACGTGGACAGCGGAGATATTACCGCCTTAACCCGCGTGCCTGGTGTGGGCAAAAAAACGGCCGAACGTTTGCAAATCGAGATGCGCGATCGGTTAAAAGTCATTGTTGGCTCAGGTCAGCTTAAGTATGAGCCGGTAGCTACTAAGCTCAATGTAAAAGGCGATTTGTTTGCCGCTATGCCGGTGTTTGGCAGCCAAACTCAGCAACTCGCTTGCGATGCCTTGATGACATTGGGCTATCGCGCGGCCGAAGCACAAAAAATGGTCGACAGTGTGTTTGACGAAACGCTCACGCTTGAGGCCATTATTAAACGCGCCTTGCAAGGGGTTAAGCTTTAAATGATAGAAACCGATCGTATTATTGGCAATCAACAAACCGCAGACGACATGTACGTCGCTCCATCAGTGCGCCCCAAACAAATTACTGAGTACATTGGCCAAACGGCCGTGCGTGAGCAATTGCAGTTGTCGATGGACGCAGCACGCATGCGCAATGAGCAACTGGATCATGTGCTGTTATACGGTCCACCAGGCCTGGGAAAAACCACGTTAGCCAATATTATTGCCCAAGAAATGGGGGTGACATTACGACAAACATCGGGTCCAGTGATTGAAAAACCGGGCGATTTGGCCGCGATATTAACGCGTCTAGAACCGTTTGATGTGTTGTTTGTCGATGAGATTCACCGATTAAGCCCCATTGTTGAAGAGATTTTATATCCTGCTATGGAAGATTTTCAGATTGACATTGTGATTGGCGAAGGCCCCGCCGCGCAAAGTGTCAAAATTGATCTACCGCCGTTTACCTTGGTGGGTGCGACCACGCGTGCCGGTCTATTAACCTCACC is a genomic window containing:
- a CDS encoding DUF3579 domain-containing protein, with protein sequence MAEANVHCKFIIEGVTEDGGKFRPSDWIDRVASMMASYGTSHRLVYSELMHPELYQGQKCLMIDTELEVKDPSMFQYVMNFAKSNRLKMTKVCDLDETQLGT
- a CDS encoding prepilin peptidase — translated: MTNLSVDTLGYFSHISIPQLLFFSGLLGLIIGSFISMLSWRLPRILLLDEESTLKSISVGGSKCPHCSTRLPWYRLIPVLSWLASRGTCHHCKVKISPRYPIIELTTAITTAYIVWYFGPTFIALAALVFSWILITICVIDFEHHLILDNLSLPLLWLGLIINTQSVFTSPTEAIWGAVLGYALLWMVFHSFKFFTGKEGMGYGDFKLLAALGAWFGIAAIAQIILIAALASIALGMVGIALKQRNMDTPMAFGPFLALGGWVTLFLGPTIL
- the queD gene encoding 6-carboxytetrahydropterin synthase QueD, which gives rise to MAQQFVLKTLLDFASAHSLRGYPGDCAKLHGHNWKIEVNVAGNQLNNIGMVIDFKEIKRHAKEVIKELDHTFLNDHPHFEHINPTAENIAMYLYKTIHSRIATNEVTLHSITVWENDRNCVTYSE
- a CDS encoding farnesyl diphosphate synthase, producing the protein MGLHTNLKLYQDRVNKALLTHLTFQQTQQPDTPNTLFLALHYATLNPGKRLRPALVYAMGEALNIPLEQLDSAACAIELIHSYSLVHDDLPAMDNDSLRRGLPTCHIHFNEAMAILAGDAQQTLAFYLLSHDTHVSDRHKITLIQLLSKASGTAGMIGGQVIDIESENKTLTVAQLQTLHQLKTGALLKTALLMGACQSPQYSELTEAIERFGELIGLAFQVHDDILDIEGDTQTLGKPQGSDERAQKSTYPRLMGLEASKNHRDTLISHALQTLERLPIDSSFLQQLTLYIAQRKH
- a CDS encoding HPP family protein, whose amino-acid sequence is MFIVYSPEGQRIIGASLIPPLKVDPASRINPVEQAGFGAVNVEEHERENPAKRAQSPLNAYELMQKQEQGRRLVVKVADIMSYPVIHVSSEWTIEQAWLLMQQHKIKHLPVLMHDRLVGICSQDDLLARIILSKKGDIEGVKAEQVADVMHANVITTVPETDIRRVAQVFDDYSIGALLVMSTQGVMLGIVTKMDLIHRLSQEPPLELYV
- a CDS encoding DUF502 domain-containing protein gives rise to the protein MVYFKRYLIAGVLVWLPLGVTIAVLMFLVNLFDQSLLLIPEAYRPSELLGMDIPGFGILLSVSIIFVTGMLVANFLGSRLIALWEKLLSRIPLVRSIYTAVKQISEAVFGAGEQTFQKVYLIQYPRQGLWTLAFQTSSKQGEAQIKTGMVNVVNLFVPTTPNPTSGFFLMASKTEIIELDLNVDDALKMVISGGVVVPAWVNKINIDTELPPNKEVLSVQSLEHPIVLDVGTSAVSEK
- the aspS gene encoding aspartate--tRNA ligase, yielding MRTHYCGQVTESLIEQTVTVAGWIHRRRDHGGVIFIDLRDREGLVQIVVNPDTVDTFAKAERLRSECVLKITGLVIARSAGTVNPNMTTGQIEIVATDLEILSMAEPIPFQLDEKNVSEEVRLKYRYLDLRRQEMQDIMMLRYKVTRAMRRYLDDKNFMDIETPILTKSTPEGARDYLVPSRTHQNKFFALPQSPQLFKQLLMMSGFDRYYQITRCFRDEDLRADRQPEFTQLDIETSFMEEDAVMDLMEGLFKTLFRECIGVDFDYPFERMPYSEAIQKYGIDRPDLRFDMQLVDVADLLQDIDFKVFAAPAKDPKGRVAALRVPGAGAMSRKEIDDYTKFVGIYGAKGLAYIKVNDLAAGIDGLQSPIVKFFPDQVIEIMQRVGAVDGDIVFFGADKAKVVNEALGALRVKIGEDLKLHNGPWRPLWVVDFPMFEADDKTARVAAVHHPFTQPKATTEEILNHPEPSQLLSKAYDLVLNGIELGGGSVRIHDTHMQAAIFKILGISDEDAQEKFGFLLDALKYGCPPHAGMAFGLDRLIMLMAGRESIRDVIAFPKTQSAACLLTEAPGLVDNAQLLELGLKFRKPAVESVQG
- the nadA gene encoding quinolinate synthase NadA; protein product: MVKTVQQVYEIPMQLEARIQSLATMATPQPLLTVTEKTVLKDKIKALLKQRNAQIVAHYYVDAQLQALAEETGGVVADSLEMANFGAQSSADTLVVCGVRFMGETAKMLSPQKTVLMPDLQANCSLDLGCPAKEFGEFCAQYPDHTVVVYANTSAEVKAIADWVVTSGNALQIVKHLAEQGQKIIWAPDRHLGRWIEQETGIEMIRWQGHCIVHEEFKAYELELLKAQHPTAKVLVHPESPADVVALADVVGSTKVLLNAVTNLPDDTFIVATDYGIFYKMQQAAPHKKLLVAPTGSQSNACHSCAHCPWMAMNSLVNLASCLEQQTGEILIEESVRLKALQSVNKMLEFSRQTGLIKAN
- the ruvC gene encoding crossover junction endodeoxyribonuclease RuvC — its product is MANLKRILGIDPGSRKTGFGLIESGRYHASYLVSGVIRVEKYSGADRLKYIFESMCQILEQYQPDVMAVEKVFVYKNPQSAITLGQARGVILCAAALRNIPIMEYTPTQIKSTIVGKGHANKSQVQYMVQTILKLTDTPQEDAADALACALCHDRYMSLGIDPQLISKGTKF
- the ruvA gene encoding Holliday junction branch migration protein RuvA; the encoded protein is MIGFLRGTLVHKQPPLLVLDVHGVGYEIEAPMSTFYTLEQHSDDVTILTHMHVREDAMLLYGFATEAERILFKTLLKVNGVGAKMALAILSSLSVNEFCSYVDSGDITALTRVPGVGKKTAERLQIEMRDRLKVIVGSGQLKYEPVATKLNVKGDLFAAMPVFGSQTQQLACDALMTLGYRAAEAQKMVDSVFDETLTLEAIIKRALQGVKL
- the ruvB gene encoding Holliday junction branch migration DNA helicase RuvB — translated: MIETDRIIGNQQTADDMYVAPSVRPKQITEYIGQTAVREQLQLSMDAARMRNEQLDHVLLYGPPGLGKTTLANIIAQEMGVTLRQTSGPVIEKPGDLAAILTRLEPFDVLFVDEIHRLSPIVEEILYPAMEDFQIDIVIGEGPAAQSVKIDLPPFTLVGATTRAGLLTSPLRDRFGLVQRLEFYSDEELTQIIARSANILGIACEPMGAAEVAKRSRGTPRIANRLLRRVRDYAQVRGQGVITANMADLALNLLEVDPMGLDKMDRRFLETLIQKFDGGPVGIDSMATALGEERGTIEDVIEPFLVQQGFLIRTPRGRMATRHAYQHLGEELPASMK